CGCCCCGATGGGCGCATAGCTCAGTTGGCTAGAGCGCTGCTGTCACATAGCAGAGGTCACAGGTTCGAGTCCTGTTGCGCCCACTTCCCTGGTGTGAACCCCCGACCCCGGTTGGGGGTTTTTCGTTCTCGCTTGGACGCCCAATGCCCACCCTCACGACCATCGCCGCACGCCTCGTCGCCCTCGGCGCGATCGCGCTGCTCGCGTGCTTGCCCGCCGGGTGCGCCGAGGAGCGTGCCGACGCCCACACCAACGAACTGCGTCTGGCAACGACGATCCCCCCCCTCGCGTGGATCGCGCACGGGCTCGCCCCCGAGGGCGCAACCGTCTCCACCCTGCTCCCCCCAGGCGCCAGCGAGCACGGCTACGAACCGCCCCCCTCTCGCGTCGGCGCGTTCGCCTCGGCCGATGTCGTCCTCATGGTCGGGATGGGCCTCGAGCCCGCCGCCGATCGCATCCTTCGCAACAACCCGCGGGGCGGACGCGCCGTCGTCGTGTTCGCCAACGCCAGCGGCGTCGCCGCCCAGGCCGCCGCGGCCCACGCGCACTCCCACGACGACCACGACCACGCGTCCCACGACGACCCCTGCGCCACCGACGCGCACCTCTGGCTCGACCCGCCCCTGATGCGCGACATGGTCAACGAGACGCACGACGCCCTCGCTCGCGTGATGCGCCGGCGCGCCGCGGACGACGACGCGCTCGCAGCCCTCGCGGCCCGTCGCGACGACCTGCTCGCGCGCGTCGACGCCCTCCACGCCGAGTTCGCCCAACGCCTGGCCCCCTTCGAGGGCGCCGCGATCGTCGCGACGCACGACGCCTACCGGCGATTCGCCGCCCGGTACAACCTGATCAACGCCGGCTCGCTCCACGCCCACGAGGGCGCCGAGCCCTCTCCCGGGGCGATCCGGCAGGCCGCCGACGCCCTGCGCGCCGCGCCCCTCGCGCTGGTGTTCGTCGAGCCCCAGACCGCGCGGACCGGCGCAGATCGCCTGGCCGCGCAGACCGGCGCCTCCGTCGTCGAGTTCGACCCACTCGGTTCGGGGGACTGGGACGCCACCATGCGCACGAATCTGGATAACCTCGTCCGCGCACTCGAGGCGGCACGCGAACGCCCCTCCCGGTAACCTGCCCGCATCCCTCCGTCCCTTCGACGGTTGAGAGCACACCGGCAACCCTCCCCGCCGGAAAGCAGGAAGCCCCCATGCCATCACATCCCCGTGCGTTCCTTCTCGTCGCGGCGTGCGCGTCGGTCGTCGCCCTCGCCGGCTCCACGATGTCGCTCGCGCAATCACCAGCTGCGCCGACCGACATCGCCCAGCCGCTGCGCTCGCTCTCGGCCGCACCGCGCGTGCAACTCACCACGCTCGGCAAGAGCGGCCAGGGACGCGACATCCCCATGCTCGTCCTCGGCGCAGTCGAGAAACGCGACAAGAACCCCGCCGTCCTCCTCGTCGCCGGCATCCACGGCGACCACTGGGTCGGCTCCGATGTCGCCCTCGGCGTCGCGCGCCAACTCGCCGACAAGCACGGGGACCTCCTCGAACACACCACCGTCTACATCGTCCCGCGACTCAACATCGACGCCGCCCATGCGCACAGCCAGCGCAACGCGCCGCGCATGTCGCGACCGCGCACGCTCACGCCCGTCGACGCCGACCGCGACCGACGCACCGGCGAAGACCCGCCCGAAGACCTCAACAACGACGGCGTCGTCTCCATGATGCGCGTCAAGAACCCCCCGCCCCACCTGCGCGCCACCCACATCATCGACCCCGACAACCCCTCCCTCATGCGCGAGCCCGACGCCGCCAAGGGCGAACGCGCCGACCACGCGCTCCTCCTCGAGGGCATCGACAACGACGGCGACGGCCGGTTCAACGAAGACGGCGTCGGCGGCGCAGGAGGCGGCGGCGTCGACCTCGACATGAACTTCCCCCACCTCTGGCCCGAGTACGCCGACGGCGCCGGCGCCTACCAACTCTCCGAGCCCGAAGCCCTCGCCCTCGCCACCTTCGTCCTCGAACGCGACCGCATCGAAGCCGTCGTCGTCTTCGGCCCCCACGACACGCTCGTCACGCTCCCCGTCTCCGGGCGCATGGACCGCACCAACCGCGCGCCCCTGGGCATCGAGGACGCCGACAAGACCCACTTCGAGAAACTCAGCGACGCCTTCAAGAAGATCACCGGCATGACCGCCGCCGGCGCCGCCAAAGACAACAAGGGCGCGTTCCACTCCTGGGCCTACGCGCAGGCCGGGACATGGGCCGTCAGCACGCCGGTCTGGGTCCGACCCGACCTCGTCAAGCGCGACGCCGAGAAGAAAGACGACGCACAGGGGGATGCTCCCCCACCAGCGGCACGCGACGCGCAGCCCGCCGCCCCCGAAGGCCCCTCCGACGCCGAACTCCGCGCCCTCGTCGCCGAGTACACGAGCGCCACCGAGGAGCGCCAGGCCGAGATGATGCGCCAGTACGCCACCATGCCCCCCAGCGTGCAGGCACGCCTCATGGCCATGGCGCAGGGACAGGAACCGCCGCCGCAGGCAAGACCCGCGCAGCCGGCGCGAGCCGGACGCCCCGCAGGCGCAGCCGCGCCCGCCTCTGCGCGTAAAGACTCCGACGACGCCAAGTGGCACGCGCTCGCCAAAGAGCGCGCCGAGGGCTTCCTCGACTGGCAGCCCTTCGACCACCCCCAACTCGGCCGCGTCGAGATCGGCGGCTTCGTCCCCGGCTTCAAACTCAACCCGCCCCCCTCCGAGCACGCCCGTCTCATCGACGAGCAAACGCAGTTCCTCGCCACGGTGATCGACCGCATCCCCCGCGTCGTCTTCGATGAGCCCGTCGTCGAGCGCGTCGGCAACGGCGTCTACCGAGTCACCGTCGTCGTGCGCAACGAGGGGCAACTCCCAACCGCCAGCGCGATCGCCGTCAAGTCGCGCGCCAAACGCCCCATCGTCCTCCGCCCCGAGGGCGACATGAAGAATGTCCTCGCTGGAGATCGCGTCCAGCGCGCCGCAACCATCGCCCCGGGCGCACACCATCGCTTCGAGTGGCTCGTCGCGGGCGACGCCAACTCCACCCTCACCATCACCGCACGCGGCCCCCAGTTCGACGATCGCACCATCCGCGCCACCCTGCGCGACACCAAGGAGGCCGGACGATGAACCGCCTCGCCACCACGCTCACGCTCTCCCTCGCCGCTCTTTCTTCCCCCGCGCTCGCGCAGCCCCACGTGCCCGGCAAGGTCGAGATCGCCTTCAACCGCTACTACACCTACGCCCAGATCGAGCAGCAATTCCGCGACATCGCCGCCGCCTACCCAGACCTCGTCGAACTCCGCACCATCGGCAAGAGTCTCGAAGGGCGCGACCTCATCGTCGCCATCGTCAACCCGAAGAAGGGCCCCAAGCACACCGAAAAGCCCGCCATGTACATCGACGGCAATGTCCACGGCAACGAGATCCAGTCCGCCGAGGTCGTCGTCTACACACTCTGGTACCTCACCAAGCACTACGGCGTCACCCCCGAG
This Phycisphaeraceae bacterium DNA region includes the following protein-coding sequences:
- a CDS encoding zinc ABC transporter substrate-binding protein — encoded protein: MPTLTTIAARLVALGAIALLACLPAGCAEERADAHTNELRLATTIPPLAWIAHGLAPEGATVSTLLPPGASEHGYEPPPSRVGAFASADVVLMVGMGLEPAADRILRNNPRGGRAVVVFANASGVAAQAAAAHAHSHDDHDHASHDDPCATDAHLWLDPPLMRDMVNETHDALARVMRRRAADDDALAALAARRDDLLARVDALHAEFAQRLAPFEGAAIVATHDAYRRFAARYNLINAGSLHAHEGAEPSPGAIRQAADALRAAPLALVFVEPQTARTGADRLAAQTGASVVEFDPLGSGDWDATMRTNLDNLVRALEAARERPSR